One window of the Emcibacter sp. genome contains the following:
- the leuD gene encoding 3-isopropylmalate dehydratase small subunit codes for MDKFTKISSVAAPLPMINVDTDMIVPKQYLKTIKRTGLGKFAFAEMRYNEDGSENPDFVLNKPAYRNAQILIAGENFGCGSSREHAPWALLDQGIRCIIAPSFADIFYGNCFKNGILPIKMPQEIVDKLMEDAERGSNAIITVDLENREITGPDGGKVSFDVDPFRQHCLLNGLDDIGLTLEKVDKIDAFEARQKASQPWLYQA; via the coding sequence ATGGATAAATTTACCAAAATAAGCAGTGTTGCAGCCCCCCTGCCGATGATCAACGTAGATACGGACATGATCGTCCCCAAGCAGTATCTCAAGACCATCAAACGGACCGGTCTGGGCAAATTCGCCTTTGCAGAGATGCGCTATAATGAAGACGGTAGCGAAAATCCGGATTTTGTGCTGAACAAACCGGCCTACCGCAACGCGCAAATTCTGATCGCCGGGGAAAACTTTGGCTGTGGTTCCAGCCGCGAGCATGCGCCGTGGGCGCTGCTCGACCAGGGTATTCGCTGTATCATTGCGCCAAGCTTTGCAGATATTTTCTATGGCAACTGTTTCAAAAACGGCATCCTGCCGATCAAAATGCCGCAGGAAATCGTCGACAAACTGATGGAAGATGCGGAGCGGGGGAGCAATGCGATCATCACTGTCGATCTGGAAAACCGGGAGATCACCGGCCCGGACGGCGGCAAGGTAAGCTTTGACGTGGATCCCTTCCGTCAGCATTGTCTGCTGAACGGTCTCGACGACATCGGGCTGACGCTGGAAAAAGTAGACAAAATTGACGCCTTTGAAGCCCGCCAGAAAGCCTCTCAGCCGTGGCTGTATCAGGCGTAA
- the rimM gene encoding ribosome maturation factor RimM (Essential for efficient processing of 16S rRNA) has translation MADRSVQKDTRNAGVAVGPDWVCIAAIAGAQGVRGNVRLKVFTEDLASVADYGPVTLFTEEHPRGEKHKIQLLHTVKGGVAARLEGIGDRDRALALKGQKLYVKKAALPDLAEDDSFYYEDLVGLEARDEQGNPFGTVNAVFNFGAGDLLEVALDPALNDGEKGTVLYPFSGKFVPEVNIEDGFVVVDRESFGDRDA, from the coding sequence ATGGCTGACCGGTCTGTTCAAAAGGATACCCGTAACGCCGGGGTGGCAGTTGGGCCCGATTGGGTCTGTATTGCCGCCATTGCCGGCGCACAGGGTGTCCGGGGGAACGTCCGGCTCAAGGTTTTTACCGAGGATCTTGCTTCCGTTGCCGATTACGGGCCTGTGACCCTGTTTACGGAGGAACACCCCCGGGGCGAGAAGCATAAAATCCAGCTTTTGCATACCGTCAAGGGGGGCGTGGCTGCCCGGCTGGAAGGCATTGGCGACCGGGACCGGGCGCTGGCCCTCAAAGGCCAGAAGCTTTATGTGAAAAAGGCGGCCCTGCCGGACCTGGCCGAAGACGACAGTTTCTATTACGAGGATCTTGTCGGGCTGGAAGCCAGGGATGAACAGGGCAACCCCTTCGGGACGGTCAATGCTGTGTTTAATTTCGGCGCCGGGGACCTGCTGGAAGTGGCGCTGGACCCGGCCCTGAATGACGGGGAAAAAGGCACGGTCCTTTATCCCTTTTCCGGGAAATTTGTCCCGGAAGTGAATATTGAAGATGGATTCGTGGTGGTCGACCGCGAATCATTCGGTGACCGGGACGCCTGA
- the rplS gene encoding 50S ribosomal protein L19, protein MNIVEKFEQDQIAKLTEGKDVPEFAPGDTVKVNVKVVEGERERIQAYEGVCIARSNRGLNSSFTVRKISYGEGVERVFPLYSPNVDSVEVVRRGRVRRAKLYYLRALRGKKARIAEKKDWLIKKSGDDA, encoded by the coding sequence ATGAATATCGTAGAGAAATTTGAACAAGACCAGATCGCAAAACTGACCGAGGGCAAGGATGTACCGGAATTTGCCCCGGGTGATACCGTCAAGGTCAATGTGAAAGTTGTTGAGGGCGAGCGCGAACGTATCCAGGCCTATGAAGGTGTCTGTATTGCCCGTTCCAACCGTGGTCTGAATTCCTCTTTTACCGTGCGCAAAATTTCCTATGGTGAAGGCGTGGAGCGTGTATTCCCGCTTTATTCACCCAATGTGGACAGCGTTGAAGTCGTGCGCCGCGGTCGTGTACGTCGTGCGAAGCTTTACTACCTGCGCGCCCTGCGCGGCAAGAAAGCCCGTATTGCTGAGAAAAAAGACTGGCTTATTAAAAAGTCAGGCGACGACGCATAA
- the trmD gene encoding tRNA (guanosine(37)-N1)-methyltransferase TrmD, translated as MTEPLWQAQILTLYPEMFPGPLGHSLAGKALDQGLWRLDVMNIRDHAHDKHHTVDDTPAGGGPGMVMRADVLGEAIDAALADRPGNVAEEDWDEEDWPVVYLSPRGRVLDQELARELAGKKGITLVCGRFEGIDERVLEARNIQEISLGDFVLSGGELAAMALMDSVVRLIPGVIGQPDTLEEESFEAGLLEYPHYTRPKVWEGREIPEVLQSGHHGRIKAWRQEQSERLTRERRPDLWKEYLHRSGKNDMDPAKDD; from the coding sequence ATGACAGAGCCCCTGTGGCAGGCGCAGATCCTGACCCTCTATCCGGAAATGTTTCCGGGACCGCTTGGTCATTCGCTGGCCGGCAAGGCGCTGGATCAGGGCTTGTGGCGTCTGGATGTGATGAACATCCGCGACCACGCCCATGACAAACACCATACGGTCGATGATACGCCGGCAGGCGGTGGTCCGGGTATGGTGATGCGGGCCGATGTGCTGGGTGAGGCCATTGATGCCGCCCTGGCGGACCGGCCGGGAAATGTGGCAGAGGAAGACTGGGATGAGGAAGACTGGCCGGTGGTTTATCTTTCTCCCCGCGGACGGGTTCTGGACCAGGAGCTGGCCCGGGAACTGGCCGGAAAAAAAGGAATTACGCTAGTCTGCGGCCGTTTTGAAGGCATAGACGAGCGGGTGCTGGAAGCACGGAATATCCAGGAGATCAGCCTCGGTGATTTCGTACTTTCCGGCGGAGAACTGGCGGCAATGGCCCTGATGGATTCCGTTGTGCGCCTGATTCCCGGGGTGATCGGGCAGCCGGACACCCTGGAAGAAGAGAGTTTTGAGGCGGGGTTGCTGGAGTATCCTCACTATACCCGACCCAAGGTCTGGGAAGGGCGTGAAATACCGGAAGTGTTGCAATCCGGGCATCACGGCAGGATAAAGGCCTGGCGTCAGGAGCAGTCGGAACGACTGACCCGGGAAAGAAGGCCTGACCTGTGGAAAGAATATTTGCACCGCAGCGGAAAGAATGATATGGACCCTGCGAAAGATGATTAA
- the rpsP gene encoding 30S ribosomal protein S16: MSLKIRLARGGAKKRPYYRIVVTDSRNPRDGKFIEKVGSYNPLLPKDSDQRVTLLAERVTYWLGQGAQPTDRVHRFLDVAGILKREAQNNPNKGKPGQKALDRIEEKKEKEEAAAAAAAEAAAEATAAEAPAEEVVAEEAPAEEAPAEEAAAEEEAKSE, encoded by the coding sequence ATGTCTTTGAAAATTCGTCTGGCACGCGGTGGTGCTAAAAAACGTCCTTATTATCGTATCGTCGTGACAGATTCGCGCAATCCACGTGATGGTAAATTTATCGAAAAAGTGGGTTCCTACAACCCGCTGCTGCCGAAAGACAGCGACCAGCGTGTAACTCTGCTTGCCGAGCGTGTGACATACTGGCTCGGCCAGGGCGCACAGCCGACCGACCGTGTTCACCGTTTTCTGGATGTTGCCGGTATTCTGAAACGCGAAGCCCAAAACAACCCGAACAAAGGCAAGCCGGGTCAGAAAGCCCTGGATCGCATTGAAGAGAAGAAAGAAAAAGAAGAAGCTGCCGCCGCTGCCGCTGCCGAAGCTGCCGCAGAAGCCACTGCTGCTGAAGCTCCGGCTGAAGAGGTTGTTGCTGAAGAAGCTCCTGCCGAGGAAGCACCGGCTGAAGAAGCTGCGGCCGAGGAAGAAGCCAAGTCAGAATAA
- the leuC gene encoding 3-isopropylmalate dehydratase large subunit has translation MSKMAKTLYDKIWDSHLVDEQEDGNCLVYIDRQIIHEVTSPQAFEGLRMAGRKLRRPDAMIAVPDHNVPTSADRATVINDPQSKIQLDALEKNCTEFGVNYIPMMDIRQGIVHVIGPEQGFTLPGMTIVCGDSHTSTHGAFGALAFGIGTSEVEHVMATQTLILRKAKNLRIDVSGTLGAGVSAKDVALAIIGTIGTAGGTGYVIEFTGSVIEGLTMEGRMTLCNMAIEAGARSGLAAPDEKTFEYVRGRTYAPKGAAFEQAVAYWKTLKTDDGAVYDKEVFLKSEDIIPQVTWGTSPQDVLPITATVPDPAELEGERRVAMERALDYMGLEPGTPLNQVKVDRVFIGSCTNGRIEDIRAAAEIAKGRKVADHVQAMVVPGSGLVKHQAEEEGLDKILTEAGFDWREPGCSMCLGMNADKLEPYERCASTSNRNFEGRQGYKGRTHLVSPAMAAAAAVTGHLTDSRKL, from the coding sequence ATGAGTAAAATGGCCAAAACGCTGTATGACAAAATCTGGGACAGTCATCTTGTCGATGAACAGGAAGATGGCAACTGTCTGGTTTATATCGATCGCCAGATCATTCACGAGGTAACCAGCCCGCAGGCCTTTGAGGGTCTTCGCATGGCAGGTCGCAAGCTGCGCCGGCCGGATGCCATGATTGCCGTGCCGGATCATAATGTTCCCACCAGCGCGGACCGGGCAACGGTGATCAATGATCCCCAGTCAAAGATCCAGCTTGATGCGCTGGAGAAAAACTGTACGGAATTCGGGGTCAACTATATCCCCATGATGGATATTCGCCAGGGGATTGTTCATGTGATCGGTCCGGAGCAGGGTTTTACCCTGCCGGGTATGACGATCGTCTGCGGCGACAGCCACACCTCCACCCACGGGGCCTTCGGCGCGCTGGCTTTCGGGATCGGCACGTCCGAGGTAGAACATGTGATGGCCACCCAGACCCTGATTTTGCGCAAGGCGAAAAACCTGCGCATTGACGTCTCCGGAACACTCGGGGCCGGGGTATCGGCCAAGGATGTGGCGCTGGCGATTATCGGTACGATCGGCACCGCCGGGGGTACCGGCTATGTGATTGAATTCACCGGTTCGGTGATTGAAGGCCTGACCATGGAAGGTCGCATGACATTGTGCAATATGGCGATTGAGGCCGGTGCCCGGTCCGGTCTGGCAGCACCCGACGAAAAGACCTTTGAGTATGTCAGGGGCCGGACCTATGCGCCCAAGGGTGCCGCGTTCGAGCAGGCTGTGGCCTACTGGAAAACCCTGAAAACTGACGACGGCGCCGTCTATGACAAGGAAGTGTTCCTGAAGAGTGAGGATATCATTCCCCAGGTGACCTGGGGCACAAGCCCGCAAGACGTGCTGCCGATTACCGCGACTGTGCCTGATCCGGCGGAACTGGAAGGTGAGCGCCGGGTGGCCATGGAACGGGCGCTGGACTATATGGGTCTTGAGCCGGGTACACCGCTGAATCAGGTCAAGGTGGACCGCGTTTTCATCGGATCCTGCACCAATGGCCGTATCGAGGATATTCGCGCGGCGGCTGAAATCGCCAAAGGCCGCAAGGTTGCTGATCATGTGCAGGCGATGGTGGTGCCGGGGTCCGGTCTGGTCAAGCACCAGGCCGAGGAAGAAGGGCTGGACAAGATCCTGACCGAAGCCGGTTTCGACTGGCGGGAGCCGGGCTGTTCCATGTGTCTTGGCATGAATGCAGACAAGCTGGAGCCCTATGAACGTTGTGCCTCGACGTCTAACCGGAACTTTGAGGGCCGGCAGGGATACAAGGGGCGGACCCATCTGGTCAGTCCGGCCATGGCGGCCGCTGCCGCGGTCACCGGCCATCTCACCGATTCACGGAAATTGTAA
- a CDS encoding outer membrane protein — protein sequence MSDFFTKLLVIIGIASTAPVLSSTAQAGMDNTPFDGFYLGLRADYYKETANATYEQITGDTDSAFTGITGEESGNGFRGGFYGGYGISFGPVYTSLEAGWGLSSGASDVTDGTVQVGIKASNSFDINGRVGLPISDRYLVYVLGGYAATKFNTSGFATNEGDRLNGFRYGGGFEIGIFEDVALRVEYTRAEYGGLTITQGVDRFTFDPSEQRISVGIVLHMD from the coding sequence ATGTCTGACTTTTTCACAAAACTTCTCGTCATCATCGGTATCGCCTCAACGGCCCCGGTCCTGTCCTCCACGGCCCAGGCCGGAATGGACAACACACCGTTTGACGGGTTTTATCTCGGACTGCGGGCGGACTATTACAAGGAAACCGCCAATGCGACCTATGAACAGATTACCGGCGACACCGACAGCGCCTTTACCGGCATTACCGGGGAAGAGTCCGGTAACGGATTCCGCGGCGGCTTTTACGGCGGTTACGGCATAAGCTTCGGGCCGGTCTATACCAGCCTGGAAGCCGGCTGGGGCCTGTCCAGCGGCGCCTCCGACGTTACCGACGGCACGGTCCAGGTCGGCATCAAGGCCAGCAACAGCTTTGACATCAACGGCCGCGTCGGCCTGCCCATTTCGGACCGTTATCTGGTCTATGTGCTGGGTGGGTATGCGGCGACAAAATTCAATACCAGCGGCTTTGCAACCAATGAAGGCGATCGGCTCAACGGCTTCCGCTACGGCGGCGGCTTCGAGATTGGCATTTTTGAAGATGTCGCCCTCAGGGTTGAATATACCCGTGCCGAATATGGCGGACTGACTATCACCCAGGGCGTTGACCGCTTTACATTTGATCCTTCCGAACAGCGGATTTCTGTCGGTATCGTCCTGCATATGGACTAA
- the dapF gene encoding diaminopimelate epimerase: protein MNEQNQITQDPRPFVKMHGLGNDFVIFDGREDRFDLSADGARFVADRHRGVGCDQVITLWPSDTADVFMRIQNADGSEVGACGNATRCVAHMLLQEFGLDEITIETLSGILKAGRNGSQVRVDMGEPRLDWDRIPLAREMDTQTVELVVGGLGNPVAVNMGNPHAIFFVDSIDEIDLNDLGPQIETHELFPERVNVSIVEKRGPGNLRLRVWERGAGITQACGSAACAAVVAASLRGLVDRAAAIELDGGTLVMAWTDDDHVMMTGDVAYVFAGHVFAPFDLEGPDSRESA, encoded by the coding sequence ATGAACGAGCAGAATCAAATCACACAGGACCCGCGTCCCTTTGTCAAAATGCACGGCCTCGGCAATGACTTTGTCATTTTCGACGGACGCGAGGACCGTTTTGACCTGTCTGCGGACGGCGCCCGTTTTGTCGCCGACCGTCACCGGGGCGTGGGATGCGACCAGGTCATCACCCTGTGGCCGTCGGACACCGCCGACGTCTTCATGCGCATCCAGAATGCGGACGGCAGCGAAGTCGGGGCCTGCGGCAACGCGACCCGCTGCGTCGCCCATATGCTGTTGCAGGAATTCGGCCTGGACGAAATCACCATTGAAACCCTTTCCGGCATTCTGAAAGCCGGTCGCAACGGCAGTCAGGTCCGGGTGGATATGGGTGAACCGCGCCTTGACTGGGACCGGATTCCGCTGGCCCGGGAGATGGATACTCAAACTGTGGAACTGGTCGTCGGCGGACTGGGCAACCCGGTCGCCGTCAATATGGGCAATCCCCACGCCATCTTTTTTGTCGACAGCATTGACGAGATCGACCTCAACGACCTGGGTCCGCAGATCGAGACACATGAGCTGTTCCCGGAACGGGTCAATGTGAGCATCGTTGAAAAACGCGGACCGGGTAACCTGAGACTGAGGGTCTGGGAACGGGGCGCCGGCATCACCCAGGCCTGCGGTTCCGCCGCCTGTGCCGCCGTGGTAGCCGCCAGCCTGCGCGGCCTGGTGGATCGCGCCGCCGCCATTGAACTGGACGGCGGAACCCTGGTTATGGCCTGGACTGACGACGATCATGTGATGATGACCGGCGACGTGGCTTATGTCTTCGCCGGGCATGTCTTTGCCCCCTTTGATCTTGAAGGACCGGACAGCCGGGAGAGCGCCTGA
- the leuB gene encoding 3-isopropylmalate dehydrogenase encodes MSKTHSLLILPGDGIGPEIMAQARRVIDWLAANRGLKFDISEDLIGGCAYDAYGMPLADDTLARAREVDAVLLGAVGGPKWVDTSYDKRPEAGLLRIRKELDLFANLRPALCFEPLVDASSLKPELVSGLDIMIVRELVGGVYFGEPRGIETLPNGERRGINTQVYTTSEIHRIAHVAFDLARKRRGKVTSTEKCNVMESGLLWREEVEVVSKDYPDVELEHMLADNCGMQLVRQPKQFDVIVTDNLFGDMLSDVAAMLTGSLGMLPSASLGVKGGGAVYEPVHGSAPDIAGQGVANPIATILSFAMALRYTFDLADEADLVEKAVNGVLEGGMRTADIMQPGKAKVSTSVMGDSILREMEKLNK; translated from the coding sequence ATGAGCAAAACACATTCCCTTCTTATTCTGCCCGGTGACGGCATCGGTCCGGAAATCATGGCGCAGGCCCGCCGGGTTATTGACTGGCTGGCGGCAAACCGTGGCCTGAAATTCGACATCAGTGAAGACCTGATCGGCGGCTGCGCCTATGACGCCTATGGCATGCCGCTGGCGGATGATACGCTGGCCAGGGCCCGGGAAGTGGATGCGGTTCTGCTGGGCGCCGTCGGCGGTCCCAAGTGGGTTGATACAAGTTATGATAAGCGCCCGGAAGCGGGTCTTTTGCGGATCCGCAAGGAACTGGATCTGTTTGCCAATCTGCGCCCGGCCCTGTGTTTTGAACCGCTCGTGGATGCCTCGAGCCTGAAACCGGAACTGGTCAGCGGCCTTGATATCATGATTGTTCGCGAACTTGTCGGCGGGGTCTATTTCGGTGAGCCGCGCGGTATAGAAACACTGCCTAACGGCGAACGCCGGGGCATTAATACCCAGGTCTATACCACCAGCGAAATTCACCGCATTGCCCATGTGGCTTTTGATCTTGCCCGCAAACGTCGCGGCAAGGTGACCAGCACGGAAAAATGCAACGTGATGGAAAGCGGCCTTCTGTGGCGCGAGGAAGTGGAAGTGGTCTCCAAAGACTATCCCGATGTGGAACTGGAACATATGCTGGCCGATAACTGCGGCATGCAGCTGGTGCGTCAGCCCAAACAGTTTGATGTGATTGTCACTGACAATCTGTTTGGCGATATGCTCAGCGATGTGGCGGCCATGCTGACCGGCTCGCTCGGCATGCTGCCCAGTGCGTCCCTTGGCGTCAAAGGCGGCGGTGCGGTTTACGAGCCGGTGCACGGCTCGGCCCCGGATATTGCCGGGCAGGGTGTGGCCAATCCGATCGCTACCATTCTCAGCTTCGCCATGGCCCTGCGTTATACCTTTGATCTGGCTGATGAGGCGGATCTTGTGGAAAAAGCAGTGAACGGCGTGCTGGAAGGCGGTATGCGTACTGCCGACATCATGCAGCCGGGTAAAGCCAAGGTCTCTACAAGCGTCATGGGTGACAGCATCCTGCGCGAAATGGAAAAACTGAACAAATAA
- the ffh gene encoding signal recognition particle protein: MFDSLSDKLGGIFDKLKRSGALKEADVNAALREVRIALLEADVALPVVKDFVEKVRERAVGQEVLKSVTPGQMVIKIVNDRLVEMLGGEGETISLAATAPVPILMVGLQGSGKTTSTAKIAKRLTEREKKKVLMASLDVRRPAAMEQLQILGEQTGVATLPIIAGQMPVDIAKRAMTAAKLQGFDVVMLDTAGRLHVDQGLMAEVIAIRNEVNPHETLLVADALTGQDAVNVAQQFSDQVGLTGVVLTRMDGDGRGGAALSMRAVTGKPIKLVGVGEKLEDLEEFHPERVASRILGMGDVVSLVEKAAETIEAEEAEKMVRKMKKGQFDFDDLRSQLRQMKKLGGMSGVLGMLPGLGKMQKQMASANIDDKLLARQEAIINSMTPKERTDPRLLNASRKKRIAIGAGVSVQEINKLIKMQKQMATMMKKMGKMGKKGGGMSLPGQLPPGMEDLLPK; encoded by the coding sequence ATGTTTGACAGCTTAAGCGACAAGCTCGGCGGCATATTTGACAAGCTGAAAAGAAGCGGAGCACTCAAGGAGGCGGACGTCAATGCCGCCCTGCGTGAAGTGCGTATTGCCCTTCTGGAAGCCGACGTTGCCCTGCCTGTGGTCAAGGACTTTGTGGAAAAGGTCCGGGAACGGGCAGTCGGACAGGAAGTTCTGAAATCGGTCACGCCCGGCCAGATGGTCATCAAGATTGTCAATGACAGGCTGGTCGAGATGCTGGGCGGCGAGGGTGAAACCATCAGCCTGGCGGCAACAGCGCCGGTGCCGATCCTGATGGTTGGCCTGCAGGGTTCCGGTAAAACCACTTCCACAGCCAAGATCGCCAAACGACTGACCGAACGGGAAAAGAAAAAGGTCCTGATGGCCTCGCTCGATGTGCGTCGTCCGGCGGCCATGGAACAGTTGCAGATCCTCGGTGAACAGACCGGAGTGGCGACTCTGCCGATCATTGCCGGCCAGATGCCGGTGGATATCGCCAAGCGGGCGATGACCGCGGCCAAACTGCAGGGCTTTGATGTGGTCATGCTGGATACCGCCGGTCGCCTGCATGTGGATCAAGGCCTGATGGCTGAAGTCATTGCCATCCGCAACGAGGTCAATCCTCATGAAACCCTGCTGGTGGCCGATGCCCTGACCGGTCAGGATGCGGTCAATGTGGCCCAGCAGTTCAGTGATCAGGTCGGTCTGACCGGTGTTGTTCTGACCCGTATGGACGGCGATGGCCGCGGCGGGGCGGCCCTCAGTATGCGCGCCGTGACCGGCAAGCCGATCAAGCTCGTGGGTGTGGGCGAGAAGCTCGAAGACCTGGAGGAATTCCATCCGGAACGTGTGGCGTCCCGTATTCTGGGTATGGGCGACGTCGTTTCCCTGGTAGAGAAAGCAGCCGAGACCATCGAGGCGGAAGAAGCCGAGAAAATGGTCCGCAAGATGAAGAAGGGCCAGTTCGATTTTGACGATCTGCGCTCCCAGCTGCGCCAGATGAAGAAACTGGGCGGCATGTCCGGGGTGCTTGGCATGCTGCCGGGGCTCGGTAAAATGCAGAAACAGATGGCGTCCGCCAATATTGACGACAAGCTGCTGGCGCGCCAGGAAGCCATTATCAACAGCATGACGCCGAAGGAACGCACAGATCCGCGTCTCCTTAATGCGTCGCGCAAGAAACGAATTGCCATCGGGGCCGGTGTTTCCGTGCAGGAGATCAACAAGCTGATCAAAATGCAGAAACAGATGGCTACGATGATGAAGAAAATGGGCAAAATGGGTAAAAAAGGCGGGGGTATGTCCCTGCCCGGCCAGTTGCCTCCGGGTATGGAGGATCTGCTTCCCAAGTAG
- a CDS encoding DASS family sodium-coupled anion symporter: protein MTIRVFNLFLGIGLLALVLVLPTPEGMSDVAWKTVGITALMATWWATEALPVPVTSLMPLVLFPALGVTSMTDAAAPYARPTIFLLMGGFIIATGLARWNLHRRLALHILIRAGSHPGAIIAGFMAATALISMWISNTASAIMMIPIALSLSSELIHDDSKSHRGFVLCLILGIAYSASVGGLGTMIGTPPNLFVVSFMSQNYGVEISFLTWMMFGIPTVILMVPVVWLVLTKWAYPFDLHDLPAAEDIFRQELAAMGRMTTPEMRLSFTFAMVAFFWISRKYLQDELGLFPWLNDSLIAVIGAILMFVIPSGSKNEKGTALLDWETAITIPWGVLLLFGGGLSLAAAVSSSGLALWLGTALSGLTTLHLFLLVTILISMVIFLTELTSNTATVATLLPVLGALAAAGNFDPMMLFVPAALAGSCAFMLPVATAPNAVIYSTGKVRIPEMVNAGFRLNLVGIIVLSPLCYLLVPIIFG from the coding sequence TTGACCATCAGGGTTTTTAATCTCTTTCTCGGCATTGGCCTTCTGGCGCTGGTACTGGTTCTGCCAACGCCGGAGGGCATGTCCGATGTGGCCTGGAAGACGGTCGGCATCACCGCCCTGATGGCCACCTGGTGGGCAACCGAAGCACTGCCGGTCCCGGTCACCTCGCTGATGCCGCTGGTCCTGTTTCCAGCCCTTGGCGTAACCAGCATGACAGATGCCGCCGCCCCCTATGCCCGGCCGACCATTTTCCTGCTGATGGGCGGATTCATTATTGCCACCGGCCTTGCCCGCTGGAACCTGCACCGGAGGCTGGCCCTGCATATCCTGATCCGGGCCGGCAGTCACCCCGGCGCCATAATTGCCGGTTTCATGGCCGCCACAGCCCTGATCAGCATGTGGATCAGCAACACCGCCAGCGCCATCATGATGATTCCCATTGCCCTGTCACTATCCTCCGAACTGATCCATGATGACAGCAAAAGCCATCGGGGATTTGTCCTGTGCCTGATCTTAGGGATAGCCTATTCCGCCAGTGTCGGCGGTCTCGGCACTATGATCGGTACGCCCCCCAATCTTTTTGTGGTCAGTTTCATGTCCCAGAATTACGGTGTGGAAATCAGCTTTCTGACCTGGATGATGTTCGGCATCCCCACCGTCATCCTGATGGTGCCGGTGGTCTGGCTGGTGCTGACCAAATGGGCTTATCCCTTTGATCTGCACGACCTGCCGGCCGCCGAGGATATTTTCCGTCAGGAACTGGCCGCCATGGGCCGCATGACCACGCCGGAAATGAGACTGTCCTTTACCTTTGCCATGGTCGCCTTTTTCTGGATCAGCCGGAAATACCTGCAGGATGAACTGGGACTTTTCCCCTGGCTCAATGACAGCCTGATTGCCGTGATCGGCGCCATTCTTATGTTTGTCATTCCGTCCGGCAGTAAAAATGAAAAAGGCACCGCCCTGCTGGACTGGGAGACCGCCATCACCATTCCCTGGGGCGTCCTGCTGCTGTTCGGCGGCGGCCTCAGCCTGGCGGCAGCCGTCAGTTCTTCCGGGCTGGCCCTGTGGCTGGGAACGGCGCTTTCCGGCCTGACCACCCTGCATCTGTTCCTGCTGGTCACCATTCTCATCAGCATGGTCATTTTTCTCACCGAACTGACCAGCAATACGGCCACCGTGGCCACCCTGCTGCCGGTACTCGGGGCGCTGGCCGCGGCCGGAAATTTCGATCCGATGATGTTGTTTGTGCCGGCGGCACTGGCCGGAAGCTGCGCCTTCATGCTGCCGGTGGCGACAGCGCCCAACGCGGTGATCTATTCCACCGGCAAGGTACGCATTCCGGAAATGGTCAATGCCGGCTTCCGCCTCAATCTGGTCGGCATCATTGTCCTGAGCCCGCTCTGCTATCTGCTGGTGCCGATCATCTTCGGATGA